The following proteins are encoded in a genomic region of Ailuropoda melanoleuca isolate Jingjing chromosome 10, ASM200744v2, whole genome shotgun sequence:
- the TSPYL4 gene encoding testis-specific Y-encoded-like protein 4 — translation MSSLDEGSGLPVAKDCGLATADHAPGHPDLSQCQGEETEATPVMADTGEGSLEAAAEGGAPQNPASCAPVLRVRVFGSRGRVPTRSGQKEVLLPMEGLAAARASASAAVATDNSQENGCQRREPQGPAGEKALEACGAGGLGSQMMPGAKAKEMTTKKCAVSAAAEKEGGAEEVVEEKVMQKDKKVVGGVKEETRGKAPKINNCMDSLEAIDQELSNVNAQADRAFLQLERKFGRMRRLHMQRRSFIIQNIPGFWVTAFRNHPQLSPMISGQDEDMMRYMINLEVEELKHPRAGCKFKFIFQSNPYFRNEGLVKEYERRSSGRVVSLSTPIRWHRGQDPQSHIHRNREGNTIPSFFNWFSDHSLLEFDRIAEIIKAELWPNPLQYYLMGEGPRRGIRDPARQPVESPRSFRFQSG, via the coding sequence ATGAGCAGCCTGGATGAGGGCAGCGGTCTTCCTGTCGCTAAAGACTGCGGCTTAGCTACTGCCGACCATGCCCCGGGACATCCGGACCTAAGCCAGTGCCAGGGCGAGGAAACCGAGGCGACGCCGGTGATGGCGGACACAGGTGAGGGCAGCTTGGAGGCCGCCGCGGAGGGAGGCGCACCCCAGAACCCCGCTAGTTGTGCCCCGGTGCTCCGTGTTCGAGTTTTTGGGAGTCGCGGCCGAGTACCGACTAGATCGGGCCAGAAAGAGGTTCTGCTTCCCATGGAAGGCTTGGCAGCAGCCCGTGCCTCAGCCTCCGCCGCGGTGGCGACGGACAATAGCCAGGAAAATGGCTGTCAGCGTAGAGAGCCGCAAGGCCCTGCTGGGGAGAAAGCTCTAGAAGCCTGTGGCGCAGGGGGGTTGGGGTCTCAGATGATGCCTGGGGCGAAGGCGAAGGAAATGACGACAAAAAAGTGCGCCGTTTCAGCGGCTGcggaaaaggagggaggagcagaggaggtggTGGAAGAAAAGGTGATGCAGAAGGATAAAAAGGTGGTAGGAGGAGTGAAAGAGGAGACACGGGGCAAGGCCCCGAAGATCAATAACTGCATGGATTCGCTGGAGGCCATCGATCAGGAGCTGTCAAATGTAAATGCCCAAGCTGACAGGGCTTTCCTTCAGCTGGAGCGCAAGTTTGGCCGCATGCGAAGGCTTCATATGCAGCGCAGAAGTTTCATTATCCAAAATATCCCAGGTTTCTGGGTCACTGCCTTTCGAAACCACCCCCAGCTGTCACCTATGATCAGTGGCCAAGATGAAGACATGATGAGGTACATGATCAATTTGGAGGTGGAGGAGCTCAAACACCCCAGAGCAGGCTGCAAATTTAAGTTCATCTTTCAGAGCAACCCCTACTTCCGAAATGAGGGGCTCGTCAAAGAATATGAGCGCAGATCCTCTGGCAGGGTGGTGTCTCTTTCCACTCCAATCCGCTGGCACAGGGGCCAAGACCCCCAGTCCCATATCCACAGGAACCGGGAAGGAAACACCATCCCCAGTTTCTTTAACTGGTTCTCAGACCACAGCCTCCTAGAATTCGACAGGATTGCTGAGATTATCAAAGCAGAACTGTGGCCCAATCCCCTACAATACTACCTGATGGGTGAAGGGCCTCGCAGGGGAATTCGAGACCCAGCAAGGCAGCCAGTGGAGAGCCCCAGGTCCTTCAGGTTCCAGTCTGGCTAA